Proteins encoded within one genomic window of Bacillus thuringiensis:
- a CDS encoding esterase/lipase family protein — protein MLLLLAFFIMTPMAVSTKVEAEEVKEIKTGFPDKEVFTPGEWFLGQKPANYDENKPPILFVQGRNGNADSWYGKTVYHDINDMYDYALKAGYQTVFIQLYDAAGKGSASQWDNGKLLAQKLEEIYNHFGKKVNIVAHSKGGIDTQAALVGYGANRFVGNVITLATPHHGSNLADLSYSWWAGWLASILGQKDDGTYSLQMGEMAKFRSTIDNNPAAKLNRYYTATGTSWGPVFSALSMGGLYLSSYGSNDGLVNEWSAKLPYGTHLFTDSRFDHDNIRKGSAVFSRIEPYLRTASVAVPALVASSTSSNENIEQLNITSNQNILGGELPQNQWIEQTVAVDKKAEGIVSILTASSDVEVQMISPKGKMYTNKDSVITTGEGESFFGGAKIRTFKFDKMDVGEWKVKMMAKQSKDAYLVVSDYKTGAPFVLQMPTKVKANKSEYKLKKSPVAPEMKGDLSITVRIVNKEGKLVSEFNELQNANNNTFTGALKDIKQPGVYNVTMDIKGMNKEGQPYNRTIVKSVYVEK, from the coding sequence ATGTTATTACTTCTCGCATTTTTTATTATGACTCCGATGGCTGTTAGTACGAAGGTAGAGGCGGAGGAAGTAAAAGAAATTAAAACGGGATTTCCAGATAAAGAAGTATTTACACCTGGAGAATGGTTTTTAGGTCAAAAACCTGCTAATTACGATGAGAATAAGCCTCCGATTCTTTTTGTACAAGGAAGGAATGGGAATGCTGATAGTTGGTATGGAAAGACAGTGTATCACGATATAAATGATATGTATGACTATGCTTTGAAAGCAGGCTATCAAACAGTATTTATACAATTATATGATGCTGCTGGGAAAGGGTCAGCTAGTCAGTGGGACAACGGAAAATTGTTAGCACAAAAATTAGAAGAAATATATAATCACTTCGGTAAAAAAGTTAATATTGTAGCACATAGTAAAGGCGGTATCGATACACAGGCTGCATTAGTAGGATATGGTGCAAATCGATTTGTAGGAAATGTTATTACGCTTGCGACGCCACATCATGGCTCAAATTTAGCGGACTTATCATATAGTTGGTGGGCAGGATGGCTGGCTTCTATATTAGGTCAAAAAGATGATGGTACGTACTCATTACAAATGGGCGAAATGGCAAAATTTCGTTCAACGATTGATAATAATCCAGCAGCTAAATTAAACCGTTACTATACGGCTACTGGGACTAGCTGGGGACCAGTATTTTCTGCGCTATCTATGGGCGGGTTATATTTGTCATCATACGGTTCAAATGATGGACTAGTAAATGAGTGGAGTGCTAAGCTGCCATATGGAACGCATTTATTTACAGATTCCAGATTTGATCATGATAATATACGAAAAGGATCTGCTGTTTTCTCTCGAATTGAACCATATTTACGTACAGCAAGTGTAGCCGTACCAGCTTTAGTAGCATCCAGCACTAGTTCAAATGAAAATATAGAACAATTAAATATAACTTCAAATCAAAACATATTAGGAGGAGAATTGCCACAAAACCAGTGGATAGAGCAAACTGTTGCGGTTGATAAAAAAGCTGAAGGAATCGTTTCTATATTAACTGCTTCATCTGATGTAGAAGTACAAATGATATCACCAAAAGGAAAAATGTATACAAATAAGGATAGCGTTATAACTACTGGTGAAGGGGAATCTTTCTTTGGTGGTGCAAAAATTAGAACATTTAAATTCGATAAAATGGATGTAGGAGAATGGAAAGTTAAAATGATGGCGAAGCAGTCGAAAGATGCATATTTAGTTGTAAGCGATTACAAGACTGGCGCGCCATTTGTACTTCAAATGCCTACTAAGGTGAAAGCGAATAAATCTGAGTATAAACTGAAAAAATCACCTGTGGCACCAGAAATGAAAGGAGATCTTTCTATAACAGTAAGGATCGTGAATAAAGAAGGAAAACTAGTCTCTGAATTTAATGAATTACAAAATGCTAATAACAATACATTTACTGGTGCTTTGAAGGACATAAAGCAACCGGGAGTATATAACGTTACGATGGATATAAAAGGAATGAATAAAGAAGGGCAGCCTTATAATCGTACAATTGTTAAGTCTGTTTATGTGGAGAAGTAA
- a CDS encoding transglutaminase TgpA family protein, which yields MITLQTKKQCDMNRFFIHACAFLLLLEWLRPLIGITNVGRLDIFVIFIGICFTLSFFQTKWQMPIKVVTILFIIHLLYYKNAFINPSWLTKFFTDISRNSSLLFQGNLLDISPVFPTLLFFLSFWFLSAFISFWMIHKKRGLLFLILTIIYITVFHNLHLYDANFAIIRTVVIGFFMLSLLRIERIKEMEHLQNYAREISKLLRPLTVFIVLSATIAYFAPKFGPQWPNPMDFLKFNTSEASKQQEVSKIGYGLDDSRLGGPFKADPTIVFTAQTQNKQYWRVETKDFYTGKGWEVSENQKKISFKNKNDVLSWYEQNTKTETTGATINMQKSYPHLTYPAGLISVEASSDASYSVDPFSEKIYTMDGDSSTTLHSYKVTYEVPEFSIEKLKAVNMNEGQETNPYFMTKYTQLPESLPQRVKDLAANLTNDKDNRYEKVLAIENYFTDHSFVYETTNVLFPAKNQDYVDQFLFDTKSGYCNNFSTSMIVLLRSAGIPARWVKGYTEGTLDNTLASAEGEDVYKIANDNAHSWVEVYFPGYGWIPFEPTKGFTNPYNFTNNTPAPTIQNSEETNSQNAQMHQRNNEAKLKSLIEDTEEAPTKKITNAKNGFSWWYVFLSSILISIIGYTLFATRMKWITFFIILFYKYRKDDAVYSKAYGALLKQFTRVGIRRSESQTFREYALHIDTLYNSNDMQQFTFSYENAMYQKGQAAAEWKKSVHLWEILMKKAASPPKSNDFHSAI from the coding sequence ATGATAACATTACAGACAAAAAAACAATGTGATATGAACAGATTTTTCATTCATGCATGCGCATTTCTACTTTTACTAGAATGGCTAAGGCCCCTTATAGGTATTACAAACGTAGGTAGATTAGATATTTTTGTAATATTTATAGGGATTTGCTTCACTCTCTCTTTTTTTCAAACAAAGTGGCAGATGCCAATAAAGGTCGTCACGATTTTATTCATCATCCATCTCCTATATTATAAAAATGCTTTTATAAATCCATCTTGGCTAACGAAATTTTTCACTGATATTTCTCGAAATTCCTCCTTGTTATTTCAGGGAAATTTACTAGATATCTCTCCAGTTTTTCCAACACTTTTATTTTTTTTATCATTTTGGTTTTTGAGTGCTTTCATTTCTTTTTGGATGATTCATAAAAAACGTGGGTTGTTATTTCTTATATTGACTATTATTTATATCACCGTTTTTCATAACTTACATTTATATGATGCAAACTTCGCTATTATTCGTACTGTTGTCATCGGCTTTTTTATGCTTAGTCTTCTTCGCATAGAACGAATAAAAGAGATGGAACACTTACAAAATTATGCTAGAGAAATCTCAAAATTACTTAGACCTCTTACAGTGTTTATTGTATTGTCAGCAACAATCGCATACTTCGCTCCAAAATTTGGTCCCCAATGGCCCAACCCAATGGATTTTTTAAAATTCAACACATCCGAAGCAAGTAAACAGCAAGAAGTTTCTAAAATTGGGTATGGCTTAGATGACTCGAGATTAGGTGGTCCTTTTAAGGCTGATCCTACAATTGTTTTCACAGCACAAACGCAAAACAAACAATATTGGAGGGTCGAAACGAAAGATTTTTATACCGGAAAAGGATGGGAGGTTTCTGAAAATCAAAAAAAGATTTCTTTTAAAAATAAAAACGACGTCTTGAGCTGGTACGAACAAAATACAAAAACGGAGACAACAGGGGCAACAATCAACATGCAAAAAAGTTATCCTCACCTTACCTATCCAGCAGGGTTAATATCAGTTGAGGCTTCTTCAGATGCATCATACAGCGTTGATCCATTTTCTGAAAAAATCTATACGATGGACGGAGACTCCTCCACTACTTTACATTCATATAAAGTAACGTATGAGGTCCCCGAGTTTTCCATAGAAAAATTGAAAGCTGTAAACATGAATGAAGGCCAAGAAACAAATCCTTACTTCATGACAAAGTACACGCAACTTCCCGAATCATTACCGCAGCGAGTAAAAGACTTAGCTGCTAATCTAACAAATGATAAAGACAACCGATATGAGAAAGTATTAGCTATTGAAAACTACTTTACCGACCATTCTTTCGTATATGAAACAACGAATGTGTTGTTCCCTGCCAAAAACCAAGATTATGTAGATCAATTTCTTTTTGATACAAAAAGCGGCTACTGTAATAATTTCTCGACATCTATGATTGTGTTACTTCGTTCTGCCGGGATTCCTGCTCGCTGGGTAAAAGGTTATACGGAAGGAACTCTTGATAATACACTTGCCTCTGCAGAAGGTGAGGATGTTTATAAAATCGCGAACGATAACGCACACTCTTGGGTCGAAGTATACTTCCCTGGATACGGATGGATTCCATTCGAACCAACAAAAGGATTTACGAATCCCTATAATTTCACAAATAATACTCCTGCTCCTACTATACAAAATAGCGAAGAAACTAATTCTCAAAACGCGCAAATGCACCAAAGAAACAATGAAGCAAAGCTCAAAAGTTTAATAGAAGATACAGAAGAAGCTCCTACTAAAAAGATTACAAATGCTAAAAATGGATTTTCTTGGTGGTACGTATTCCTCTCTTCGATACTAATTAGTATTATAGGATACACTCTCTTCGCTACTAGAATGAAATGGATTACATTTTTTATCATTCTTTTCTATAAATACCGAAAAGATGATGCTGTTTATAGCAAAGCTTACGGTGCACTTTTAAAACAATTTACTCGAGTCGGTATACGACGAAGTGAAAGTCAAACATTCCGAGAATATGCTCTCCACATCGACACACTTTACAACTCGAATGATATGCAACAGTTTACTTTCAGTTATGAGAACGCTATGTATCAAAAGGGACAGGCCGCAGCAGAATGGAAGAAATCCGTACACTTATGGGAAATTCTTATGAAAAAAGCAGCCTCTCCCCCTAAATCAAATGACTTCCATTCAGCGATTTAA
- a CDS encoding STAS/SEC14 domain-containing protein, with translation MSKQNISTIVSGDLIVTHLIGQIKTEDVYEWFNDFEQACQQFISEGRKYKLLVDRKGYTPNHFSVQKVWKDKFFNETILNHSKAIAFLLEEGEILNYLQQSNTKESVKFFDDYEQALIWLNEYSI, from the coding sequence TTGAGTAAACAGAATATCAGCACAATAGTTTCAGGAGATTTGATTGTTACCCATCTAATTGGCCAAATTAAAACAGAGGATGTGTATGAATGGTTTAATGATTTTGAACAGGCTTGTCAGCAATTTATTTCTGAGGGGCGGAAATATAAATTATTGGTAGATAGAAAAGGATACACACCAAATCATTTTTCTGTTCAAAAAGTATGGAAAGATAAATTCTTCAATGAAACTATTTTGAATCACAGTAAGGCAATTGCATTTCTTCTTGAAGAAGGGGAGATACTGAATTATTTGCAACAATCCAATACGAAAGAATCTGTAAAATTTTTTGATGATTATGAACAAGCGCTAATTTGGTTGAATGAATACTCAATATAA
- a CDS encoding DUF3925 family protein gives MKTAQHETISNREFYFVLYMMLLYVIGWVIDVNGLFLSSYFNLAGEIMLPLVGGIVGLFVMSINKQQTK, from the coding sequence ATGAAAACTGCACAACATGAAACGATTTCAAATCGCGAGTTTTATTTCGTACTATATATGATGTTATTGTATGTTATTGGCTGGGTAATCGATGTAAATGGTTTATTCTTAAGCTCCTACTTTAATTTAGCAGGAGAGATTATGCTTCCATTAGTTGGCGGCATTGTTGGATTGTTCGTTATGTCTATTAATAAACAGCAAACGAAATAA
- a CDS encoding AEC family transporter: MFVFIILDVILPILILMLIGAILQRKFQFNLNQLSTLITYCLMPAAVFVNIYDIRIETDLLLQIIYYLMLYSLSLIIVSHFISKTLKLEKGESAALKNSISLMNSGNYGLPVSQLIFSHNPVGVSIQIFIVIFQNLLTYSYGIYNLLSATKTIGGIIQSFLRLPVFHALVLGVLFQSFKIQIPNSIFLPLNQLANSFVAIALILLGAQLSNIKLNFFHRVITWALIGRLLMGPLLSFSIICLLNIDGIVAQSLFIASSFPTSRNTSTIAMEYQIEPELHAQIVLFSTLFSVITVTVVIYLSYILF, from the coding sequence ATGTTTGTATTTATTATATTAGACGTAATATTACCGATATTAATATTGATGTTAATTGGTGCAATCTTACAAAGAAAGTTCCAATTTAACTTAAATCAGCTATCTACACTTATTACTTATTGCTTGATGCCAGCGGCTGTATTTGTGAATATATATGATATTCGTATAGAAACAGATTTGTTGCTCCAGATAATATACTATTTAATGCTTTATAGTCTGAGTCTGATCATAGTAAGTCATTTCATTTCAAAAACATTAAAGTTAGAAAAAGGAGAAAGTGCAGCTCTAAAAAATAGCATTTCGTTAATGAATTCCGGTAATTATGGATTACCAGTAAGTCAATTGATTTTCAGTCACAATCCAGTGGGGGTTTCCATTCAGATTTTCATTGTTATTTTCCAGAATCTTTTAACCTATTCATATGGGATATATAACTTACTATCAGCAACAAAAACTATCGGAGGTATTATTCAATCTTTTCTAAGACTGCCTGTATTTCATGCGCTCGTATTAGGGGTTCTCTTTCAATCTTTTAAAATTCAAATACCTAATTCTATCTTTCTACCTCTTAATCAGCTTGCGAATAGTTTTGTTGCAATAGCACTCATATTGCTAGGAGCGCAATTATCCAACATTAAGCTCAATTTTTTCCATCGAGTCATAACATGGGCTTTAATTGGAAGGTTATTGATGGGACCATTATTATCATTTTCCATAATCTGCCTACTAAACATTGATGGTATTGTTGCACAATCATTATTTATTGCAAGTTCTTTTCCTACTTCAAGAAATACATCAACCATTGCTATGGAGTATCAAATAGAGCCTGAATTACATGCACAAATCGTTTTATTTTCAACACTTTTCAGCGTTATTACAGTAACTGTCGTTATTTATTTGTCATATATTTTATTTTGA
- a CDS encoding DUF58 domain-containing protein yields the protein MKRILRSIYHFTKLSLISLCLVLTFVYAMLQGGFVSWFLFYSMIPIGLYSLLLPFYALQNAEVKRITNQDEYVAGEPFLSTITIKRSFPFPLLYLIIEDVLPSQFTNCKQTKMNKVILFPGLKRNISFQYAIDTIPRGEHSFSSVRVKTGDLFGMMEKEITFSVPDTFLVYPQYVDITYRQMENHFEQGALSANINVVKDSTISVGVRDYKPGDRFSWIDWKATARTNNIMTKEFEQQRSHNIMIFMDRTPSPLFESVVTFTASIIRSVLKQNSPASFVSVGKERTFFPLDNGDSQLHQIFCHLAKVQADSVFPLSRSVEMELRKIYEPVTIILVTSDLSPDIQKAADFAAIKNRKLMVFVVKEKENQLSHRELSILETLQKRKIFVKTVYENRYTNVFFEVNK from the coding sequence ATGAAACGAATACTACGATCAATCTATCATTTTACTAAGTTATCACTCATTTCGTTATGTTTAGTCTTAACATTTGTATACGCTATGCTTCAAGGAGGATTTGTAAGTTGGTTTTTGTTTTACAGTATGATCCCTATTGGCCTTTATTCACTACTACTTCCCTTCTATGCTTTACAGAACGCCGAAGTAAAACGAATAACAAATCAAGACGAATATGTAGCAGGAGAACCATTTTTAAGTACGATTACAATAAAAAGAAGTTTTCCTTTTCCCTTACTTTATTTAATTATAGAAGATGTGTTGCCATCACAATTTACAAATTGTAAACAAACGAAGATGAATAAAGTAATACTCTTTCCAGGATTGAAACGAAATATTTCGTTTCAATATGCAATTGACACAATCCCTAGAGGAGAGCACTCTTTTTCAAGCGTACGTGTCAAAACTGGCGATCTATTCGGTATGATGGAGAAAGAAATAACTTTCTCAGTTCCAGATACATTTTTAGTCTATCCTCAGTATGTAGATATAACGTATAGACAAATGGAAAATCATTTCGAACAAGGAGCACTTTCAGCAAATATAAATGTAGTAAAAGACTCTACCATTTCTGTCGGTGTGAGAGACTATAAACCTGGTGACCGCTTTTCATGGATTGATTGGAAAGCAACAGCACGAACAAACAACATTATGACGAAAGAGTTTGAACAGCAGCGCAGCCATAATATTATGATATTCATGGACAGAACCCCATCCCCTTTATTCGAATCAGTCGTCACATTTACTGCCTCTATTATCAGATCTGTCTTGAAGCAAAATTCACCGGCGTCATTCGTATCTGTCGGAAAAGAACGAACTTTTTTCCCTTTAGACAATGGAGATAGTCAGTTACATCAAATCTTTTGTCATTTAGCGAAAGTACAAGCAGATAGTGTATTCCCGCTCTCCCGGAGTGTAGAAATGGAATTAAGAAAAATTTATGAGCCCGTCACGATTATACTCGTGACAAGCGATCTTTCTCCAGATATCCAAAAGGCAGCTGATTTTGCTGCTATTAAAAATAGAAAATTAATGGTGTTTGTCGTAAAAGAAAAAGAAAATCAACTCTCACATCGAGAACTCAGTATTCTAGAAACTCTACAAAAACGAAAAATATTTGTAAAAACGGTTTATGAAAACCGCTATACAAACGTATTTTTTGAGGTGAACAAATGA
- the bsaA gene encoding glutathione peroxidase — protein MTVYDFSAKTITGEDKALKDYEGKALLIVNVASKCGFTPQYKGLQEVYDKYKDRGLEILGFPCNQFGGQEPGTEADITSFCELNYGVNFPMFAKIDVKGDKAHPLYTYMTEQAPGLLGMKAVKWNFTKFLIGKDGKVVGRFAPQTKPVDLEVEIEKVLGK, from the coding sequence ATGACAGTTTATGATTTTTCAGCTAAAACGATAACAGGAGAAGATAAAGCGTTAAAAGATTACGAAGGAAAAGCACTTCTTATTGTAAATGTAGCTAGTAAATGCGGGTTTACACCGCAATATAAAGGATTACAAGAAGTATATGATAAATATAAAGACCGAGGACTTGAAATACTAGGTTTCCCTTGTAACCAATTTGGAGGACAAGAACCAGGTACAGAAGCAGATATTACTAGTTTTTGTGAGCTAAACTATGGTGTGAATTTCCCGATGTTTGCAAAGATTGATGTGAAAGGTGATAAGGCACATCCGCTTTATACATACATGACAGAACAAGCACCAGGTTTACTCGGTATGAAAGCAGTGAAATGGAACTTTACTAAGTTTCTAATCGGAAAAGACGGGAAAGTAGTAGGGCGTTTTGCGCCGCAAACGAAGCCGGTGGATTTAGAGGTTGAGATTGAGAAGGTACTTGGGAAATAA
- a CDS encoding MBL fold metallo-hydrolase: MKKIEQLSSHLYLIDDFDLQHNERTGTYVLLGDNITLIETCAAPSLPYILDGLQQLHIDLNDVKNIIVTHVHLDHAGAAGLMMEKCPNATLYVHSRGARHMIDPTKLILGAKAVYKEDFDKLFDPILPIEEERVHIVQHGDTLKIAENRTLTFYDTPGHAKHHISIHDSLTNGIFTGDTIGIYYRELADLGVELYLPSTSPSQFQPDAMIASKNHIQSMNVDTIYFGHYGASSNVTAVYNQLEHWLPIFVHTGKEVFEQYNDFDEATKALQTVLMEKISSHLTMLNVPSDHSVYNILHLDIEISAMGIIDYFTKQVKANSTIN, translated from the coding sequence ATGAAAAAAATAGAGCAATTATCTTCTCACCTATATCTTATTGATGATTTCGATCTACAACATAATGAACGAACAGGTACGTACGTTTTATTAGGTGACAATATTACTTTAATTGAAACTTGTGCAGCCCCTTCTCTTCCGTATATTTTAGACGGCTTACAACAATTACATATTGATTTAAATGATGTTAAAAACATTATCGTTACACATGTTCATTTAGATCACGCTGGCGCAGCTGGACTAATGATGGAAAAGTGTCCAAACGCTACTTTATATGTACATTCTCGCGGTGCTCGTCATATGATTGATCCAACAAAACTCATTTTAGGTGCAAAAGCTGTGTACAAAGAAGATTTCGATAAACTTTTCGATCCAATTCTTCCTATAGAAGAAGAACGCGTTCATATTGTACAACACGGTGATACATTAAAAATTGCAGAAAACCGTACACTTACATTTTACGATACACCTGGGCATGCTAAGCACCATATTAGCATTCACGATTCATTAACAAACGGCATTTTTACTGGCGATACAATTGGAATTTATTATAGAGAACTTGCCGACCTTGGTGTAGAACTATATTTACCATCAACATCCCCTTCACAATTCCAGCCAGATGCGATGATTGCTTCTAAAAATCACATTCAAAGTATGAATGTAGATACTATTTATTTCGGTCATTACGGTGCATCATCCAATGTTACAGCAGTATATAACCAGCTTGAACATTGGCTACCTATTTTCGTTCATACTGGTAAAGAGGTCTTTGAACAGTATAATGATTTCGACGAGGCTACTAAAGCATTACAAACTGTGTTAATGGAAAAAATCTCTTCTCATCTTACAATGTTAAACGTTCCATCAGATCATTCCGTTTATAACATTTTACATCTAGATATAGAAATTAGCGCGATGGGCATTATTGATTATTTCACGAAGCAAGTAAAAGCAAACTCCACTATTAACTAA
- a CDS encoding AAA family ATPase: MHQLDSLHPIIEKIINNIEKLMVGKRKETILALTALLAEGHVLLEDVPGVGKTMLVRALSKSIDADYKRIQFTPDLLPSDVTGVSIYNPKELQFEFKPGPIMGNFILADEINRTSPKTQSALLESMEEGNITIDGRTRPLPKPFFVMATQNPVEYEGTYPLPEAQLDRFLLKLKMGYPTQEEEFEILNRMEKTNPLSHLQAITTIEELLYLQQSVREVSMDKAIKHYIVKLVSQTRSYSSIQLGASPRGSIALMKASQAYAFIHGRNYVIPDDVKFLAPYVLAHRLILKMEAKFEGITGEQVITKIVARTTVPTQRKMNL, translated from the coding sequence ATGCACCAGCTTGATTCATTACATCCTATTATAGAAAAAATAATTAATAATATTGAAAAGTTAATGGTCGGAAAACGAAAAGAAACGATCTTAGCTTTGACAGCTCTCTTAGCTGAAGGTCATGTACTATTGGAAGATGTTCCTGGCGTTGGGAAAACAATGTTAGTACGTGCTCTTTCTAAATCTATTGATGCTGATTACAAGCGCATTCAATTCACACCTGATTTACTGCCCTCAGATGTAACAGGTGTTTCTATTTATAATCCGAAAGAGCTCCAATTTGAGTTCAAGCCTGGACCAATTATGGGGAATTTTATACTGGCTGATGAAATTAATCGTACATCTCCAAAAACACAGTCTGCCTTACTTGAAAGTATGGAAGAAGGCAATATTACAATAGATGGCAGGACAAGACCGTTACCAAAACCGTTCTTTGTAATGGCTACACAGAATCCAGTCGAATATGAGGGAACATATCCTTTACCAGAAGCACAGCTCGATCGTTTCTTATTGAAACTAAAAATGGGATATCCTACACAAGAAGAAGAATTTGAAATTTTAAACAGGATGGAAAAAACAAATCCCCTCTCCCATTTACAAGCTATTACAACAATAGAAGAATTACTTTATTTACAACAAAGCGTACGGGAAGTAAGCATGGACAAGGCAATCAAACATTACATTGTAAAGCTTGTTAGCCAGACTCGTTCTTATAGTTCTATACAACTAGGTGCAAGTCCACGTGGCTCGATTGCTTTAATGAAAGCTTCACAAGCTTATGCATTCATCCATGGCAGAAATTATGTTATTCCAGACGATGTTAAATTTTTAGCTCCTTACGTATTGGCTCACAGACTCATTCTAAAAATGGAGGCAAAATTTGAAGGAATTACAGGAGAACAAGTTATCACAAAAATCGTTGCACGAACTACCGTACCTACTCAAAGGAAGATGAACCTTTGA
- the spoVS gene encoding stage V sporulation protein SpoVS produces MENILKVSSKSKPNSVAGAIAGVLRTSGNVEIQAIGAGSLNQAIKAIAIARGFVAPSGIDLAFVPAFQEVTINEQERTAIKLIIGPRKKR; encoded by the coding sequence ATGGAAAATATATTAAAGGTATCTTCAAAATCAAAACCAAATTCAGTGGCAGGTGCAATTGCAGGTGTACTAAGAACAAGTGGAAATGTAGAAATTCAAGCGATTGGGGCTGGCTCTTTAAATCAAGCGATTAAAGCAATTGCAATCGCAAGAGGGTTTGTTGCTCCAAGTGGTATTGATTTAGCCTTCGTTCCAGCGTTTCAAGAGGTTACTATTAATGAACAAGAAAGAACGGCGATTAAATTAATTATTGGTCCTAGAAAGAAAAGGTAA
- a CDS encoding excalibur calcium-binding domain-containing protein has translation MVILSNIGAALFFIAFIFLILCIISFFKKTGKATRYGRPAVILFMISIVLIITSAETSNNPIVEFFSILSFVLFVFFLVLAILSVIKKTGVAKKQFIITAILFVIFVALLSISAPSSEKTTATSNKVASNNVDQKDSNKKEEATKKEADEKTQKQEDEKRQAEEQARKQEDEKRQAEEQSRKQQEEQKRLAEEQARKQQEEQKRLADEQARKQQEEQKRLADEQARKQQEEQKRLADEQARKQQEEQKKAQQAQTQPAAGNNSNVTYKNCTEVKKAGKAPIYKGQPGYDSHLDRDGDGVACEK, from the coding sequence ATGGTGATTTTGAGTAATATTGGTGCAGCTTTATTTTTTATAGCTTTTATTTTTTTAATTCTATGTATCATTTCATTCTTTAAGAAAACTGGAAAAGCAACACGATACGGTCGTCCTGCCGTTATTCTTTTTATGATTTCGATTGTATTAATAATAACTAGTGCTGAGACTTCTAATAACCCAATTGTTGAATTCTTTTCTATTTTAAGTTTTGTTTTATTTGTTTTCTTCCTCGTACTAGCAATCTTATCTGTAATTAAAAAGACAGGTGTAGCAAAAAAACAATTTATTATCACTGCTATTTTATTTGTCATTTTTGTTGCATTATTAAGTATTTCAGCTCCTTCTTCTGAAAAGACGACAGCCACTAGTAATAAAGTTGCATCTAACAATGTAGACCAAAAAGATAGCAACAAAAAAGAAGAAGCTACAAAGAAAGAAGCGGACGAAAAAACTCAAAAACAAGAAGATGAGAAACGTCAAGCCGAGGAACAAGCTCGGAAGCAAGAGGATGAAAAACGCCAAGCCGAAGAGCAATCTCGTAAACAACAAGAAGAGCAAAAACGTCTAGCCGAGGAACAAGCTCGTAAACAACAAGAAGAGCAAAAACGTCTGGCTGATGAACAAGCTCGTAAACAACAAGAAGAGCAAAAACGTCTGGCTGATGAACAAGCTCGTAAACAACAAGAAGAGCAAAAACGTCTGGCTGATGAACAAGCTCGTAAACAACAAGAGGAACAGAAAAAAGCACAGCAAGCTCAAACACAACCTGCTGCAGGTAACAATAGTAATGTAACTTACAAAAATTGTACTGAAGTTAAAAAGGCTGGGAAAGCTCCTATTTATAAAGGGCAACCTGGTTATGACTCTCACCTTGATCGTGATGGTGATGGGGTCGCATGTGAAAAATAG
- the exsG gene encoding exosporium protein ExsG — protein sequence MEFQLLVTCILQEGNAYFLVTKVDDVITLKVPITAGVAGLFLALGVPRCS from the coding sequence ATGGAATTCCAATTGTTGGTGACTTGTATATTACAAGAAGGTAATGCTTACTTTTTAGTAACGAAGGTAGATGATGTAATTACTTTGAAAGTACCGATTACTGCGGGAGTAGCAGGTTTATTCTTAGCTTTAGGTGTACCAAGATGTTCTTAA